CCAGACTTTATTTTAGAATGTAATTTCGAACGAGGTTCCAAACTTGATTTGAATAAATAGCGGCAAGTTCCACTAAAAAAAAGGATATTGGCGTGCCAGTGCAACGAACCACACGCACACGGGCCGTCAGCCCGTCAGACCCGACCAAAACCCTCGACCGGCCGCGTCTACCTCCGCGGCCGCGTGCTTCGATCCGACCTGACCGCGCAAAATCTCGCACACGCACCACCcttcccccgccgccgccacgaaCGACATGGCCGCAGCGCTTCTGCTCCGCGGCCTCCGCTCGTCGGCGCGCCGGGCGCGCCCCGCCTTCCCCTCGCCGGCCTCGGCCCCGCCGCCCTTCGCCTCCTCGCTCCTCCACCGCCTCTACTCCTCCGCGGCCGCGTCCGCGGCCAGCCCGCCTTCCTCCGCTCTGGGAGGCGTTACGGACCCGGCTCGCATCCGCAACGTGGCGGTGATTGCCCACGTTGACCACGGGAAGACGACGCTGATGGACCGGCTCCTGCGGCAGTGCGGCGCCGACATCCCCCACGAGCGCGCCATGGACAACATCAGCCTCGAGCGTGAGCGCGGCATCACCATATCCTCCAAGGTAACCCTCTCACAGTCGCATGGATAGTGCGTGGCTACTTAGGCTGCGCGCGAGAATTTCTGCTCGGCATTTTGTCGAGCAAACTGCGCGCGTCAGAGGAGGGGCCATAACACAGACACAGGACTGAGATCTGGTCCAAAGGGCATACTCAGTTTGCTATTTTGTTGGCCTCTGTCACGACACCTTGTGCGCATTTATCTATGAATTCGAATTAGTGGGAGGATGGACCGATGGATGCCACGTCTGGTTCAACAACTGGCTGGCTAGAGCTCAGAGCCTGTGCTCAGTTACCCACTCATTAACTCTCTGGCAGTTCTACATACTCTTTAGGCGTGTTGCAATGAGGGCCGCAAGTAGCAGAACACTAGTCTGCCCCATTTTAATGTCCTAATGAAGCATTGTCGTAACAGGGAAGATGTTGACAAACGTTTTCCAATGTAGATAATGTGGCAACGTATGTGACATTTCTTGTTTCCTTTTGGTTAAATGTTCAGGTCACTTCTGTCTCTTGGAAGGAGAATGAGCTCAACATGGTCGATACCCCTGGCCACGCTGATTTTGGTGGCGAAGTAAGCACTTTTGGTATAATTGTATACTTATAAGACTGAAATGATGATTTTGATGTGGTGTTTGAGATGGCCATTGCCTTTTTATAGGTTGAGCGAGTTGTTGGAATGGTGGAAGGGGCGGTCTTGGTTGTTGATGCTGGGGAGGGACCTTTAGCACAAACCAAATTTGTGCTTTCAAAGGCTTTGAAGTATGGTTTACGCCCAATCCTCCTCCTCAACAAGGTTGATAGGCCTTCAGGTCTGCTCATTACCAGAAATTTCGCCCATTAAACAGTAATCCACGTCTCATGGGTGTAGTGTTTGAGTTTGAACAAAATAACGAAAACAACCCATTTTTTTACGCAGAGCAGAATCATTTGGTTGTTGAGCAACTAAGTTGTACTTGTTTGTTCCATTAAACAAGGATGTTACCGTATGAACATGTCCATAGGTGAATTGCCATAATACAGACAAAGCATAAATAGAGACTAGGTGCATGCAAAGTCAACTTAGAGTGGCGGTAATTTAGTGAAGGTAAGGGAAGAAAACTATAGAAATATGTACAGTAGTCATTAATTAACTGTACAATGAGGCTACTAAACCATCACTTTTCTTATGTTAACTCCACATAACTGGAAATCTAGCAAATTTTGTCTTACAAAGGGCACAGTCGGATCTGGTAAATTTGCTTACAACTAAGGAATCTAGCGTTTCCTTATAGTCCTGTTTATCCTGCTAGCAAAGTAAATTTTCTCCGGAAGGTAAAAAAAATATTCTAATTGCAGATGGTATACATGTGCATTAATTTTTTGGCACGTATATGTTCCTTGTACGTTGTATTTGTTGTAACTCTTCTACGCCAACAGTTTCTGAAGAAACCTGCAACGAAGTTGAGAGCTTGGTCTTCGATCTTTTTGCAAATCTGGGTGCCACAGGTGCATTTCTAGCAATTCAAATTGGTTTGCCTTAgaactttcttttcttttttagtgACATTGTTTTGTTTACATATTACAGAAGAACAGCTAGATTTCCCAGTTCTTTATGCATCAGCTAAAGAAGGGTGGGCTTCCTTGAAATTCACTAAGTGTCCGCCTGATAGTGAAAAAAACATGTCTCCTTTGCTTGATTCAATTGTACAACATGTTCGTTCCCCAAAAGCTGACCTTGAGGCTCCGTTCCAAATGTTGGTTAGTATACCGAacaacatcagaacatgatattTGTTTGAGATGAGAAAGCATTTTATATTTCTTTGTTATTCCTGAATCCATGCTTTGTAAAGTGTACGATACAATGAGTGGTCATTAAGTGGACTGCATTTACTTTCTATAAGAGTGTTCCACTTGAATTAGCAACTACAACACGATTCCTACCTTAATTGTTTTATACGACGTATAGTGTTAGCTTTGAAGAACTACTATCAATTGTTTGACCTTCTACTTACAAAGCAAAACAACGTGTCCCCAAgtctgtactccctccgatccatattacttgtcgctcaaacggatgtatctagacgtatttaagtgttagatacatctgtttgagcgACACCGACaaataatatggatcggagggagtactttatttcTTCTGGCTTCACacgacttggtgcagccatagttcTTGGTCCACCACTAATGACTCGTACAGCATTCTTTTCATGGAATTTATTTATTTGAGCTCCTGTAGATGGCAAGATGCTCAGTATGTGTCTTAGCTGTACCATTTCGGAAAGTGGTTATGCATCTTAATTAGACCGGAGTAAAATAGCTCCAAGACAAATTATATAACATCTTGAAAAATATCCAAACTGGATACAGTCTCCACTCAGTTCAATCCAATACACCTGGTTAAGCAAGGCCAGCCATGATGGATAAGCTAATTGTGTTTTGCTAGCACATCTGATACAATCTTGAAACATGTTGATTTTATTCTCAAGTCAGCTATGTATGGGGTGATGCAGGTTAGCCTCGTAAGCTAACCTAGATATGGCTTAGGTACAATCATGAGGCATCCACGCATGCTGCAGCAACCATGATAATGTTGTTGCGCGCATTCACCTACCTTTTTAGTAAAAATTGCAAGAGGATTATCCCCTATTGTTTCTTGCTTTTAAGAATGAATTTGCTGAAGGCATCAATATGAAAGGTGCTTGATATGTACTTCTTTATTCCTTTTCTCTTTGGTCCTTGCTTTGTTCAGCGAGCAAAAAAATCTTGGGTGGTTCAACATTAATAATGGAATGTTGAGTAGTGGTTGAAATGGGGCTTTTAGCTTATTGTCCATGCTTCCATGTTGATAGTTTTTCCCCCTCTTAGTACATCTCCTAAGGTGGTGTATGAATTTAGTCCTCGTTATTGAGGAATGAGTATCAATTTGTTTCACTACCTTTTGCAGTATGACATCAACTTTCAGTCTTTCACTGAGTCATATTTTGGATGTCTACATTTCTTGTGATTTCTTTGGCCCAGTTCATATTTCATGGATAGTTGGCAAGAACCTTTGTCGTCCCATGATCATAACAACATGGCTCAAGCTGTTATGTATGCAGTTTCATCTTTCTTTGATATAAAAGTTTGCCACATTAACCATGTTAAAATCACATTTGATTATGTTAGATGTATGGTAGCCGAGCATATTAGTTGGTCTGTAGGTATTAGTTACTACTCTACTGTTGTGTAGTACATGTATATGTTTGGTCCATTGGAATAACTAAAAGTCCATTTCCTTACACATAACACTATGGGAATATGCTGTAAGTTCGAGCCAGGCTAACATCTGTCTGGAAGAGCACTACACTGCCGATGTGTATACCAGCTACCAAGCACTGTCCTAACTTGTAGCTATCCTTGTTGCTTGCATACTCTGAGACATCTGTAAATGGCAAACAATTAAACTATTACAGTATAGAATTGAATGAAATTGCATATGTACTGGTCTGAAAGAAGTAGTCAAATATTTTATTCCAAGTGAGTTGACTATACTGCCGATGTGTATACCAGCTACCAAGCACTGTCCTAACTTGTAGCTATCCTTGTTGCTTGCATACTCTGAGACATCTGTAAATGGCTAACAATTAAACCATTACAGTATATTTTTAATTCTTCGAGTTATCTGTCAGAATTGAATGAAATTGCATATGTACTGGTCTGAAAGAAGTAGTCAAATATTTTATTCCAAGCAAGTTGCATTTTTTTCTTAGCCATTGGTAAGGAATGTCCACAATATAAATCATCATATGGATTTTTCTTGTTTCAACATATCACATTTTATGTTCTACAGACAATTCCTTTATATCCTTACAGCAATTACTTTTCTATAATGCTCCTTGAGCGTGGATCCCCCTTATTTCGAAACAGAGGAGTTTAAATATGATGCTCCATCTAGCATTCATCTGTGTTTTGAAATGTAAACTCAAATAAGTTTGTAACGGTCCTGTACAGGTTTCCATGATGGAGCGTGATTTTTACCTAGGAAGAATACTCACTGGGCGTGTAACCTCTGGAGTTATCCGTGTTGGCGACAAAGTTCATGGTCTGCGCATCACGGATGAAGGGGTTCACAAGATTGAGGATGGAAAGGTGTGACCGAACTTCTTGCACCTTTTCTCTTTGATGCCGAACCTATTCTTTACCATCCAATATGTGTTTGCCAATTGGGTTTATTAAAAGCTTTAACAACCTTTGTATGTTACAAAATAAATTTAGGTTGTCAAGCTTATGAAAAAGAAAGGCACAAGCATGGCAGTAATAGAGGCTGCAGGCGCTGGTGATATAATCTCAATGGCTGGATTGTCTGGTCCAGCAATTGGACACACCGTGGCAAATCCGGAGGTAGGGGTAACATGTTTTGATTGGCTACTTGTTGCTGTACAGAACGTATTCTCCTTTTCAATTGTCAGCAATTCTTTGTTTTCATATGTGAATGTAATTGTGTGTAGGTTTTGACTGCTCTGCCTGCAGTTGAGTTGGACCCTCCCACAATTTCTATGACTTTCGGTGTGAATGATTCACCACTGGCTGGCCGTGATGGCACTCATGTAAGTACCAAATAACAGTTCACCACTTTCGGTGTAAATGATCCATCTTGATCCTCTTTCCATCTGAGCAAACCTGAGCGACTCCTATTTGACTAAGTGGAACAAAAAAGGTGTCTACACATGTCAGAACAGGAGTGCTTGGCAACCAGTTCTTATTTTGTATGCCACATGCAGAACAATTATAAATTTCAAGACATGATAAATGATGCTGTGAAATTTATCGTGCCTGTTCATGTATGTTTAACTGTTGTCTTACAATTTCATATAGAGTTCAGAAATCCCTTAATAGGTGTTAATTGTCGTGGAACAATGATAGTGTACTCTACACATTACACAACTATTTTGTTCAGTAGGTAGATTTCATATGCAGGTTTTGAAAATATATCTTTATATTTCAGGTTGGATTTGATTTGTTTGGTGTATTTACACTAAAAATATTCTCTGTTTGACCTTTGATTTTTGGGGGAAAATAGAAGCATAGCATTTGGCCAGGTTGTAACTTTATAACTTGATGTAGTTGACAACCCATTGCTCAATTACAAATCATGAGTAGATGGAAAAGGCTGACCTCCAGTATATGATGGATGACAAATTTGTTCTCGAATCATCAAATTTTCCCAAATCTATTGTCAGTTAGCTTCTGAATGTGCTTCTAAATTGGTAGGTGAGAGTAAGGAGCTAGTCTCCTACTATCATTAAATATATGGGGGGCTAAATCCAAGGTATGGTGCTAGCCTCCTACTATCCTATGCAATATAAGTTTTTTTTTTGCAGTATGCACCATGATAGATTAATTGTGAAGTTCCTTTGGCATTTTCTAATGTTTGACATAACAAACTTACACCAACGTATTTATGAATTCTGATTATGCCATTTTACATCATCATATGTGGAATTTTATGAGGACTTGTCATTGCTTAAATGACATAAGATCCAATAGCGCTTCTATAGATTAACTTGACATGTTGCTGGTGCCAACTAAAATGAACTCGTTGGAGCATAATCTGTCAATTTGTTGGGTGATATTTTAGTGTATAATTTGCAAAATCTGAACTTGGCCGACTTGGCTTGATTTTAAAATTTTGCAGGTAACTGGAGCGAAAATTGGGAACCGTTTGATGGCAGAGGCTGAAACAAACTTGGCAATTAATGTTCTTCCTGGACCATTGTCAGAATCTTATGAAGTTCAAGGAAGGGGAGAGCTTCAGTTAGGTCTGAAACTTTGATGAAGTCCCTCATATTCTAGCTGAAATTTTATTCAACTCATTTAAAAGTGCCTCATGCCAATTTTTTGTGATATAATGAGAAATTTAGTCATCAACATCATAGGATGATCTGTCTAACTTACAGGAATCTTAATTGAGAACATGCGGCGTGAAGGATTTGAGCTTTCAGTTTCACCCCCAAGAGTGATGTGAGTTCCAATCAATCACAAACATTATTATGTCTCATTTGCATGCAAACACTTTTTGTGGCAAGCTAACCGTCTCAATTCTTTAGCTAGACATTCATATTTGTCTCTTTTATCAATCATATTCACTCCTTCCTTTCTAATACGTGTATCTCTTTGAGCAATTTGACTGCACTTTGTCCACTATGAGCTTGACCAGTTTCTTTATGGAAATTAGGTATAAAACAGAGCGTGGGGAAAGGCTAGAGCCTATTGAAGAAGTTACTGTCGAGGTAGCAATCAGGAAAGCTATGTTTGAGCTTCTTTATCTTCACATGTTTTAATCTTATATTTTCAATTTATGAATTGGATATTGTAGGTGGACGAGGAGCATATCGGATTTGTGTTGGAAACCCTTAACAACAGGAAGGGGGAATTGTTGGACATGGGCCCTGTTCCTGGGACAACTGGAAGAACTCGGGTCTTCATGACCTGTCCATCTAGGTCAGTAGTGGTCTCTGTTCTGCTGATTACTAGTTGCATCACTTGTTAGCCATTTGTACCTTAATATAGTTATATTTCACCTTTTACTTCTATAATTTTAGCCAATTATGTTCGTTTTCGTATTTGTATATTGCCTGTTTACCTCATGGATATGCCCCCAGTAGAATTTACTGTAAAA
The Triticum dicoccoides isolate Atlit2015 ecotype Zavitan chromosome 3A, WEW_v2.0, whole genome shotgun sequence genome window above contains:
- the LOC119269016 gene encoding 50S ribosomal subunit assembly factor BipA-like encodes the protein MAAALLLRGLRSSARRARPAFPSPASAPPPFASSLLHRLYSSAAASAASPPSSALGGVTDPARIRNVAVIAHVDHGKTTLMDRLLRQCGADIPHERAMDNISLERERGITISSKVTSVSWKENELNMVDTPGHADFGGEVERVVGMVEGAVLVVDAGEGPLAQTKFVLSKALKYGLRPILLLNKVDRPSVSEETCNEVESLVFDLFANLGATEEQLDFPVLYASAKEGWASLKFTKCPPDSEKNMSPLLDSIVQHVRSPKADLEAPFQMLVSMMERDFYLGRILTGRVTSGVIRVGDKVHGLRITDEGVHKIEDGKVVKLMKKKGTSMAVIEAAGAGDIISMAGLSGPAIGHTVANPEVLTALPAVELDPPTISMTFGVNDSPLAGRDGTHVTGAKIGNRLMAEAETNLAINVLPGPLSESYEVQGRGELQLGILIENMRREGFELSVSPPRVMYKTERGERLEPIEEVTVEVDEEHIGFVLETLNNRKGELLDMGPVPGTTGRTRVFMTCPSRGLVGVKGVFNSFTRGTGFMHRAFQAYAKYRGPLGTVRKGVLVSVGRGFITSHALMSLEARGTLFVSPGMETYEGMIVGEHSRDSDLEINPVRTKELTNIRAPGKDENIRLSPPRLMTLEEAIGYVAVDELIEVTPKVIRLRKKYLDANKRKMMKNKIMQ